Proteins co-encoded in one Opitutus terrae PB90-1 genomic window:
- the rho gene encoding transcription termination factor Rho yields the protein MPPKSEDENVAREADTGEAKKPVRRRTSRLTRSRAPKRAAEAAPAETAAPAAKVEAPPPAPEPPRPAQAEPPPPARSEPERAPAPREEAAPTPPPAAPAPGPERSAPSMQAEPSPAPSGGGGGQQGEWQDRGGGGGGRDFWKRNKRKRGRHGGGHWQPGGPPREQHPPQPPPPSNAPVLGDLPNPSRFTDLAALEKLAQEISSGGGEPIWLNELYALNLADLTSFARGMGASFEGAPNRKQLLTQVITAAAEQKRPMRDRGYIDVTDRGCFIVHEHVNYRLYPDDAYLPESLMQLYGLKRGHRVEALVQAPQAGERCPSVVRVDSVMGMPPSEISKVTPFEELIPYYPLQRILLELEEPQKDVSMRAVDILTPIGFGQRALIVAPPRTGKTILLQNIANSITANSPQTKLILLLIDERPEEVTDFRRHTKGEVVSSTFDETPESHVHCAEMVIENARRRVEQGEHVVILLDSITRLARAYNALAGNQGKTMSGGLESNALQKPKRFFGSARNIEGGGSLTIVASALIDTGSRMDEIIFEEFKGTGNCELHLDRGLVERRIFPAINIDRSGTRKEELIYHPEELQRIYGLRRAMQGLGPIESMEMLITRLKKTKSNAEFLLGLSRT from the coding sequence ATGCCTCCGAAATCCGAGGATGAAAACGTTGCCCGCGAGGCCGACACCGGCGAAGCGAAGAAGCCCGTGCGCCGCCGCACGTCCCGACTGACGCGTTCGCGCGCGCCGAAGCGCGCCGCCGAGGCGGCGCCGGCCGAAACCGCGGCGCCCGCCGCGAAAGTCGAGGCGCCGCCCCCCGCACCGGAGCCGCCGCGTCCTGCGCAGGCGGAACCGCCGCCGCCGGCCCGCTCCGAACCTGAGCGCGCACCGGCTCCGCGCGAAGAAGCCGCGCCGACGCCGCCGCCGGCGGCGCCGGCACCCGGACCGGAGCGCAGCGCGCCGTCGATGCAAGCGGAACCCAGTCCTGCGCCGAGTGGCGGCGGAGGTGGTCAGCAAGGCGAGTGGCAGGACCGTGGAGGAGGAGGAGGTGGCCGCGATTTCTGGAAACGCAACAAGCGGAAGCGCGGCCGGCACGGTGGCGGCCACTGGCAACCGGGCGGCCCCCCGCGCGAGCAGCATCCCCCGCAGCCGCCGCCTCCAAGCAATGCGCCGGTGCTGGGTGACCTGCCGAATCCGTCGCGCTTCACCGATCTCGCCGCGCTCGAGAAACTGGCGCAGGAGATCTCCTCCGGCGGCGGCGAGCCGATCTGGTTGAACGAACTCTACGCGCTCAATCTCGCCGATCTCACGAGTTTTGCGCGCGGGATGGGCGCCAGCTTTGAAGGCGCGCCCAACCGGAAGCAGTTGTTGACGCAGGTGATCACCGCCGCCGCCGAGCAGAAGCGCCCGATGCGCGACCGCGGCTACATCGACGTGACGGATCGCGGCTGTTTCATCGTGCACGAGCACGTGAACTACCGGCTGTATCCGGACGATGCTTATCTGCCGGAGAGCTTGATGCAGCTTTACGGGTTGAAGCGCGGACATCGCGTCGAAGCGCTGGTGCAGGCCCCGCAGGCGGGTGAACGCTGCCCGTCCGTGGTGCGCGTCGACAGCGTGATGGGCATGCCGCCCAGCGAGATTTCCAAGGTCACTCCGTTCGAGGAGCTGATTCCATACTATCCGCTGCAGCGGATTCTGCTGGAGCTCGAGGAGCCGCAGAAAGACGTGTCCATGCGCGCCGTGGACATCCTGACGCCGATCGGGTTTGGCCAGCGTGCGCTCATCGTGGCGCCGCCGCGCACAGGCAAGACGATCCTCCTGCAGAATATCGCGAACTCGATCACGGCGAACAGCCCGCAAACGAAGCTCATCCTGCTGCTGATCGATGAGCGGCCCGAGGAAGTGACGGATTTCCGCCGCCACACCAAGGGCGAGGTGGTTTCGTCGACCTTCGACGAGACGCCGGAGAGTCACGTGCACTGCGCGGAAATGGTCATCGAGAATGCCCGCCGCCGCGTGGAGCAGGGCGAACACGTGGTGATTCTGCTCGATTCGATCACCCGACTGGCGCGGGCCTACAACGCGCTCGCCGGCAACCAGGGCAAGACGATGTCGGGCGGTCTCGAGTCCAACGCGCTGCAGAAGCCGAAGCGGTTCTTCGGCTCGGCGCGTAACATCGAAGGTGGCGGCAGTCTGACGATCGTCGCCAGCGCGCTGATCGACACTGGCAGCCGGATGGACGAGATCATCTTCGAGGAGTTCAAGGGCACGGGTAATTGCGAACTGCACCTCGACCGCGGGCTCGTGGAACGCCGGATTTTCCCGGCCATTAACATCGACCGCTCAGGCACCCGCAAGGAGGAGCTCATCTACCATCCGGAGGAGCTGCAGCGCATTTACGGGCTGCGGCGCGCGATGCAGGGCCTGGGCCCGATCGAGTCGATGGAGATGCTCATCACGCGGCTCAAAAAGACGAAATCCAACGCCGAGTTCCTACTCGGTCTTAGCCGTACCTGA
- a CDS encoding type IV pilus twitching motility protein PilT: MSYEMNELLDLVVDQNASDLHLQVGQPPTLRISGSMLPIEGPNLTPADTEKLMLSVTPDNHISSVKLNGGADFGFAFGEKARFRVSVLKAKGNYGMVLRQIPYKMFGLRDIGLPDKVRELLYRPRGLILVTGPTGSGKSTPLASMINYINENRDGHIITIEDPIEYYHNHKRCVVTQREIGSDVPSFAEAIRRALRQDPDIILVGEMRDLETIEAAISAAETGHLVFGTLHTNSAAKTIDRIVDAFPATMKDMIRTQLASSVQAVISQVLCKKVGGGRIAGYEIMITTTSIASLIRENKTFRIPSDIQTGANLGMITMDTHLMSLFNRELISADECVEKAQDPVAMREKLVGMGAKLKTL, encoded by the coding sequence ATGAGCTACGAAATGAACGAACTGCTCGACCTCGTGGTCGACCAAAATGCCTCGGATCTCCACCTGCAGGTCGGCCAGCCGCCGACGCTCCGGATCAGTGGCAGCATGCTGCCGATCGAAGGGCCGAATCTCACCCCGGCGGATACGGAGAAACTGATGCTCTCGGTCACGCCGGACAATCACATCAGCAGCGTGAAGCTCAACGGCGGCGCGGATTTCGGGTTCGCGTTCGGTGAGAAGGCCCGGTTCCGCGTGTCGGTGCTCAAGGCCAAGGGCAACTACGGCATGGTGCTGCGCCAGATTCCCTACAAGATGTTTGGGCTGCGGGACATTGGACTGCCGGACAAGGTGCGCGAGTTGCTCTACCGGCCGCGCGGGCTCATTCTCGTCACCGGCCCGACCGGGTCCGGCAAATCGACGCCGCTCGCGTCGATGATCAACTACATTAACGAGAATCGCGACGGGCACATCATCACGATCGAGGATCCGATCGAGTATTATCACAACCACAAGCGGTGCGTGGTGACGCAGCGGGAGATCGGTTCGGACGTGCCCAGTTTCGCGGAGGCGATTCGCCGCGCGCTGCGCCAGGATCCGGACATCATCCTCGTCGGCGAAATGCGCGACCTCGAGACGATCGAGGCGGCGATCAGCGCGGCGGAAACGGGACACCTCGTGTTCGGCACGCTGCACACCAACAGCGCGGCCAAGACGATTGACCGCATCGTCGACGCGTTTCCCGCGACGATGAAGGACATGATCCGGACCCAGCTTGCTTCGTCGGTGCAGGCGGTGATTTCCCAGGTGCTGTGCAAGAAAGTCGGCGGCGGCCGCATCGCCGGCTACGAGATCATGATCACCACGACGTCGATCGCGTCGCTGATCCGCGAGAACAAGACGTTCCGCATTCCGTCCGACATTCAGACCGGCGCGAACCTTGGGATGATCACCATGGATACGCACCTGATGAGCCTCTTCAACCGGGAGCTCATCAGTGCCGACGAATGTGTGGAAAAAGCGCAGGATCCCGTGGCGATGCGCGAGAAGCTCGTCGGCATGGGCGCGAAGCTGAAGACCCTGTGA
- a CDS encoding DUF748 domain-containing protein, which yields MKQAFVTRRRAALAAALLVLFTVVGFFVLPPLIRPQLEKRLSQELGRRVTIEKLRLNPYTLSVTLENFAIMEPDGVTRFLGWQRLYVNFDALSSLWGSWVLGDIELDRFDARVVLQADGTFSFADLLKRFTPTTPAPTPSEPARPIRIARLKVTETSVNFSDLSRAQPFTTTVGPLTFALTEFKTVSQRGAPYRFEAVTESGEKLSWAGTLQAEPMRSAGELSLEGIVLPKYAPYYADLTQADLTSGRLSVRGRYELDLTPGQHVMKLHEGMLQLHEVKVVQRSDRSAVLDLPAFEISGVDADALSQKATIAAIVLNGGKVSVRREKSGAINLLAMLQPAAPKGGSVAVAAPPAATPANAGAAPKLPDVTIEALTVKGLQVELTDEAPPRPAQLSLSGLDVSLKEISLAAGARMPLHLAFNWAPQGTVQLDGAVGLNPVTAELKANVTGLALLPLSPYLEQFANAHITQGALTTTLSAEVELTPDAAPAARVSGDVTLEKFSLVDAVLNEDLAGVGSVALRGLRASTAPELQVALDEIVVTAPYARVLVAKDQKLNLASLAVAPAAAAEANAESSPPAAPTVAAAAPAPLPKVDIAKVTIADGDFRFTDRSLEPNVSVAVSQFGGTITGLSASNPAKADVNLKAVVDGSGPVAITGKLDPLSARPTVDLTVDMKNVDLLPLSPYAGKYAGYELARGKLLVDVKLLVDGKKIDAANVVTLNQFTFGNAVQSPDATSLPVRLGVALLKDLDGKIVIDIPVQGSTDDPNFRIGRVVLRVIVNLLTKAAVSPFSLLGAAFGGGGDELAFQEFVPGSTELQPSEVAKLETMTKALVNRPGLSLDLDGSYDAAADGYALKRVKLADQIRRAAWEQKRRSDSNLPPPDQFVPTADEETAVVKKLFDEKFPPGTQFGTPLPPPPEVVAPPPAPAGWFKRAWRAVTFQSRREQRAAQRENEQRAADHAQAVASATAAGLPLDEMKGRLAEAITVDENELGQLAQARAQRVRDYFMTTGQISADRLFLAKEKEQTVAPKEGKGPRVFLTLQ from the coding sequence ATGAAGCAGGCGTTCGTCACTCGGCGACGCGCAGCGCTCGCCGCCGCGCTCTTGGTGTTGTTCACCGTGGTGGGTTTCTTTGTGCTTCCGCCACTGATCCGTCCCCAGTTGGAGAAGCGGCTCTCCCAGGAACTCGGCCGTCGCGTGACCATCGAGAAGCTCCGGCTCAACCCCTACACGCTTTCCGTCACGCTGGAGAACTTCGCCATCATGGAGCCGGACGGCGTCACGCGCTTTCTCGGCTGGCAGCGACTCTATGTTAATTTCGACGCCCTCTCCTCGCTCTGGGGCAGTTGGGTGCTCGGCGACATCGAATTGGATCGTTTCGACGCCCGGGTGGTGCTGCAGGCGGACGGAACGTTTAGCTTCGCGGACCTCCTCAAGCGCTTCACGCCGACGACTCCGGCACCCACGCCGTCCGAGCCGGCGCGACCCATCCGCATCGCGCGGCTGAAGGTCACGGAGACCAGCGTCAACTTCAGCGATCTTTCCCGCGCGCAGCCGTTCACCACGACCGTCGGACCGCTGACGTTTGCCCTGACGGAGTTCAAAACCGTCAGCCAGCGCGGTGCACCGTATCGATTCGAAGCCGTGACCGAGTCGGGGGAAAAGCTGAGCTGGGCGGGCACCTTGCAGGCCGAGCCGATGCGCTCCGCCGGCGAGCTGAGCCTCGAGGGCATCGTACTTCCAAAGTATGCTCCCTACTACGCCGATCTCACCCAAGCTGACCTCACGAGCGGCCGGCTGTCGGTGCGTGGCCGCTATGAACTCGATCTCACGCCCGGGCAGCACGTGATGAAGCTGCACGAGGGCATGCTGCAGCTGCATGAGGTGAAAGTTGTCCAGCGCAGCGACCGGTCAGCCGTCCTCGACCTGCCGGCATTCGAAATCAGCGGCGTCGACGCCGATGCGCTGAGCCAGAAGGCGACGATCGCGGCCATCGTGTTGAACGGCGGCAAAGTCTCCGTGCGCCGCGAAAAATCCGGCGCCATCAACCTGCTGGCGATGCTGCAGCCCGCCGCGCCGAAGGGCGGAAGCGTGGCGGTTGCAGCGCCTCCTGCTGCCACACCCGCGAACGCCGGTGCCGCGCCGAAGCTGCCGGACGTCACCATCGAGGCGCTCACCGTGAAAGGTCTGCAAGTCGAGCTGACCGACGAGGCCCCGCCGCGGCCGGCGCAGCTCTCGCTCAGCGGCCTCGACGTTTCCTTGAAAGAAATCAGTCTCGCCGCGGGCGCGCGCATGCCGCTGCACCTCGCGTTCAACTGGGCGCCACAGGGAACCGTGCAGCTCGATGGTGCCGTTGGCCTCAACCCGGTCACGGCCGAGCTCAAGGCGAACGTCACCGGTCTCGCGCTGCTCCCGCTCAGTCCTTACCTGGAACAGTTCGCCAACGCGCACATCACGCAGGGTGCGCTCACCACCACGCTCTCCGCGGAAGTCGAGCTGACGCCGGATGCCGCGCCCGCCGCTCGTGTGAGTGGCGACGTCACGCTGGAGAAATTCAGCTTGGTCGACGCCGTGCTGAACGAGGATCTGGCCGGCGTCGGCTCGGTGGCGTTGCGCGGACTGCGCGCGAGCACCGCGCCGGAGCTCCAGGTGGCCTTGGACGAAATCGTCGTCACCGCTCCGTATGCGCGCGTGCTCGTCGCCAAAGACCAGAAGCTGAATCTTGCTTCGCTCGCGGTCGCTCCGGCCGCCGCGGCCGAGGCCAACGCCGAGTCATCACCGCCAGCCGCGCCAACCGTGGCCGCCGCCGCGCCTGCGCCGTTGCCGAAAGTCGACATCGCCAAGGTGACCATCGCCGACGGCGACTTCCGTTTCACCGATCGGTCCCTCGAGCCCAACGTGAGCGTGGCCGTCAGTCAGTTTGGTGGCACAATCACCGGACTCTCCGCCAGCAATCCCGCGAAAGCCGACGTAAACCTGAAGGCCGTCGTGGACGGTTCCGGGCCCGTCGCAATCACGGGCAAGCTCGACCCGCTCAGCGCGCGGCCCACCGTGGACCTGACGGTCGACATGAAGAACGTCGACCTGCTGCCGCTGAGTCCCTACGCCGGCAAATACGCGGGCTACGAACTCGCGCGCGGGAAGCTGCTCGTCGACGTGAAGCTCCTCGTCGATGGCAAGAAGATCGACGCCGCGAATGTGGTCACCTTGAACCAGTTCACGTTTGGCAACGCCGTGCAGAGTCCGGACGCCACCAGTCTGCCCGTTCGCCTGGGCGTCGCCCTCCTGAAGGATCTCGACGGCAAAATCGTCATCGACATTCCGGTGCAAGGCAGCACCGACGATCCGAACTTTCGCATCGGGCGCGTCGTGCTACGCGTCATCGTGAATCTGCTCACCAAGGCCGCGGTGTCGCCGTTCTCGCTCCTGGGCGCGGCCTTCGGCGGCGGCGGTGACGAGCTCGCGTTCCAGGAGTTTGTGCCGGGGTCCACCGAGCTGCAGCCCTCCGAGGTGGCGAAACTGGAGACGATGACCAAGGCGCTCGTGAATCGCCCCGGGCTCAGTCTCGACCTCGACGGCAGCTACGATGCCGCGGCCGACGGCTATGCGTTGAAGCGCGTGAAGCTGGCCGACCAGATCCGCCGCGCCGCTTGGGAGCAGAAACGACGCAGCGATTCCAATCTCCCCCCGCCCGATCAGTTCGTGCCGACTGCCGACGAAGAAACCGCGGTCGTGAAGAAGCTGTTCGACGAAAAATTTCCGCCGGGCACGCAGTTTGGTACTCCGCTGCCGCCGCCGCCCGAAGTCGTCGCCCCGCCCCCGGCGCCCGCGGGCTGGTTCAAACGCGCGTGGCGCGCCGTCACGTTTCAGTCGCGTCGCGAGCAACGTGCCGCTCAACGCGAGAACGAGCAGCGCGCCGCGGATCACGCGCAGGCCGTCGCCTCGGCCACTGCGGCCGGACTGCCTCTCGACGAGATGAAAGGACGGCTCGCCGAAGCGATCACCGTCGACGAAAACGAGCTGGGGCAGCTCGCGCAGGCGCGCGCCCAACGGGTGCGCGACTACTTCATGACGACCGGGCAAATCTCGGCGGATCGACTTTTCCTGGCCAAGGAAAAGGAACAGACCGTCGCGCCGAAGGAGGGCAAGGGCCCGCGGGTCTTCCTGACGTTGCAGTGA
- a CDS encoding GspE/PulE family protein, with product MSTSTDDPVLRLMPERGLLSKAQTSTACASAAAVERLAGQFGLPIARLSAEVRIAPEVLALVPRVFAARHGLLPLAADAESLQVVVSDPLATAGVDELSQQLGRRIDIALATSAQIAEAIERCYGSAPATSHGEDQHDEPRLEVASATPTPTTMTAGGATAMADDEADAPIIRFVQSIIAQAVRRRASDIHWEPLERRFRVRYRIDGVLVEVENPPKRLQLAVVSRIKIMANISIAEKRLPQDGRIAITIDGQALDLRVSTLPTAHGESVVMRILDKASLRRGLPELGFAADDQARFERLLALPDGMVLVTGPTGSGKTTTLYACLQRLNLPDRKLITVEDPIEYQLTGINQVPVRPEAGVTFAAALRAILRQAPNIVMIGEIRDLETAEIAIHAALTGHLVFSTLHTNDAVGAVTRLIDLGVKPFLVASALRAVLAQRLVRKTCEKCAHPYEPPTAFLAALNIPPAVASAARFRRGTGCPACLRTGYRGRTGIFELLEIDDELQRLIHARSRTALLRAHARAAGMRSLAEDGARQASAGLTTVEEVVSITVGDASQGPTFQ from the coding sequence GTGTCCACGTCCACCGACGATCCTGTTCTCCGGCTCATGCCGGAACGAGGCCTCCTGTCAAAAGCGCAGACCTCCACCGCGTGTGCGTCCGCCGCAGCGGTGGAGCGGTTGGCGGGGCAGTTCGGCCTGCCGATCGCGAGACTTTCCGCGGAGGTTCGGATCGCGCCCGAGGTGCTGGCGCTGGTGCCGCGGGTGTTTGCAGCGCGCCATGGATTGCTGCCGCTCGCGGCCGACGCGGAGAGTCTGCAGGTCGTGGTGAGTGATCCGCTCGCGACCGCGGGCGTTGACGAACTCAGCCAGCAACTCGGTCGTCGCATCGACATCGCTTTGGCCACGTCGGCCCAGATTGCCGAAGCGATCGAACGATGCTATGGCTCCGCTCCCGCCACGAGCCACGGCGAAGATCAACACGACGAACCCCGCCTCGAAGTCGCCAGCGCCACGCCGACACCGACCACGATGACTGCAGGTGGAGCGACGGCGATGGCGGATGACGAGGCCGATGCGCCGATCATCCGCTTCGTGCAGTCGATCATTGCGCAGGCGGTGCGGCGCCGAGCCTCGGATATTCATTGGGAGCCGCTCGAGCGGCGTTTTCGCGTTCGTTACCGGATCGACGGGGTGCTGGTCGAAGTGGAGAACCCGCCCAAGCGACTGCAGCTCGCCGTGGTTTCGCGGATCAAAATCATGGCGAACATCTCGATCGCCGAGAAACGCCTGCCGCAGGACGGCCGCATCGCGATCACGATCGACGGGCAGGCGCTGGATTTGCGCGTCTCGACCTTGCCCACGGCGCATGGCGAAAGCGTGGTCATGCGGATCCTGGACAAGGCGAGCCTGCGTCGCGGGCTGCCGGAGCTCGGTTTCGCGGCGGATGATCAGGCGCGGTTCGAACGCCTGCTCGCGTTGCCCGATGGGATGGTGCTCGTCACCGGGCCGACGGGCTCGGGCAAGACAACGACGCTGTATGCCTGCTTGCAGCGGCTGAACCTGCCGGATCGCAAACTCATCACCGTCGAGGACCCAATCGAGTATCAACTCACCGGCATCAATCAGGTGCCGGTGCGTCCGGAGGCAGGAGTCACCTTCGCGGCGGCGCTGCGCGCGATCCTGCGGCAGGCGCCGAATATCGTCATGATTGGCGAAATCCGGGATCTGGAGACAGCGGAGATCGCGATCCACGCCGCGCTTACCGGGCACCTGGTGTTTTCGACGTTGCACACCAACGACGCCGTCGGCGCGGTGACCCGGCTGATCGATCTAGGGGTGAAACCATTTCTGGTGGCGAGCGCGCTGCGGGCGGTTTTGGCGCAGCGGCTGGTTCGAAAAACCTGTGAAAAGTGCGCGCACCCGTATGAGCCGCCAACGGCGTTTCTGGCCGCGCTGAACATCCCGCCGGCAGTCGCGTCCGCGGCTCGCTTCCGCCGCGGGACGGGCTGCCCGGCGTGCCTGCGCACCGGTTATCGCGGACGGACGGGCATTTTTGAACTGTTGGAAATCGACGATGAGCTGCAGCGCCTGATCCATGCGCGCAGTCGGACGGCGTTGCTGCGGGCCCATGCGCGTGCCGCCGGCATGCGAAGCTTGGCCGAGGACGGAGCGCGGCAGGCCAGCGCTGGTTTGACCACCGTCGAGGAAGTCGTCTCGATCACGGTCGGTGACGCCAGCCAAGGTCCAACCTTCCAATGA
- a CDS encoding YifB family Mg chelatase-like AAA ATPase, whose product MLATIASAALQGVEAEMVHVEVNAGEAGEPKLILVGLPDAAVKESDDRVFSALSNSGFKPPRTRTTINLAPGHLRKEGPFYDLPIALGILAATQQLRAENLGSWMIAGELSLSGATRPVRGALAMARLARKLGKRGLLLPAVSAEEAAHVEGIAVYRVDSLDRAARFLTGEITLAPLDPAPLRRTRPVPADGAPDFSEIKGQHALRRAVEVAVAGGHNILMLGPPGAGKSMVAKRIPSIMPVPVLEEQLEIVSIHSAAGTTISGEMAWGVRPFRAPHHTISDVGLLGGGTIPGPGEISLAHHGVLFLDELPEFKRSALEVLRQPIEDGEVTISRSAGKVTLPCAFMLAAAMNPCPCGYLGDAKHECRCSPTQIQRYRSRISGPLLDRIDIHIEAPALSLAELRATENGEPSTAIRARVEAARARQHARFAHSRTTSNARMTQPQIRRHCAVDAALGDLLQHAMEQLNLSARAYDRILKVARTIADLAGAEQIEAPHLLEAIQYRSLDRAVFY is encoded by the coding sequence ATGCTTGCGACCATCGCTTCCGCGGCCCTGCAGGGCGTCGAAGCCGAAATGGTGCACGTCGAGGTCAACGCCGGCGAGGCGGGCGAGCCGAAGCTGATTCTGGTTGGGCTGCCGGACGCCGCGGTCAAGGAATCCGACGATCGGGTGTTTTCTGCACTCAGCAACAGCGGTTTCAAACCGCCGCGGACGCGCACCACGATCAATCTCGCGCCAGGGCATTTGCGGAAGGAAGGACCGTTCTACGATCTGCCGATCGCGCTGGGCATCCTCGCCGCCACGCAACAGCTCCGCGCGGAGAACCTCGGCAGCTGGATGATCGCGGGCGAGCTCAGCCTCTCCGGCGCGACCCGACCGGTGCGCGGAGCCCTCGCGATGGCCCGCCTCGCGCGCAAGCTCGGCAAACGCGGGCTGCTCCTGCCGGCGGTCTCCGCGGAGGAAGCCGCGCACGTGGAGGGCATTGCCGTCTATCGCGTCGACTCGCTCGATCGCGCCGCGCGTTTTCTCACCGGCGAGATCACGCTGGCGCCGCTCGATCCGGCGCCGCTGCGGCGCACCCGGCCGGTGCCGGCGGACGGCGCGCCGGATTTTTCGGAGATCAAGGGCCAGCATGCGCTGCGTCGCGCGGTCGAGGTCGCCGTGGCAGGCGGCCACAACATCCTGATGCTCGGCCCGCCGGGGGCGGGAAAATCGATGGTGGCGAAACGCATTCCTTCGATCATGCCCGTCCCGGTGTTGGAGGAGCAGCTCGAGATCGTGAGCATTCACTCGGCCGCGGGTACGACCATCAGCGGAGAAATGGCCTGGGGCGTCCGGCCCTTCCGCGCGCCGCATCACACGATCTCCGACGTGGGTTTGCTCGGCGGCGGCACGATTCCCGGACCCGGCGAAATTTCACTCGCGCACCACGGCGTGCTCTTTCTCGACGAGCTGCCGGAGTTCAAACGTTCCGCGCTCGAGGTGCTGCGCCAGCCGATCGAGGACGGCGAGGTGACGATCTCGCGGAGCGCGGGCAAGGTCACGCTGCCCTGCGCGTTCATGCTCGCGGCGGCGATGAACCCCTGCCCGTGCGGCTACCTCGGCGACGCGAAGCACGAGTGCCGTTGCTCGCCGACCCAGATCCAGCGGTATCGTTCGCGCATCAGCGGGCCACTGCTCGATCGCATCGACATCCACATTGAAGCGCCCGCGTTGTCGCTCGCAGAGCTGCGCGCGACCGAAAACGGCGAGCCGTCCACGGCGATTCGAGCGCGGGTCGAGGCCGCGCGTGCGCGGCAGCACGCGCGCTTCGCGCACTCGCGCACCACCTCCAACGCGCGCATGACCCAGCCGCAAATCCGCCGGCATTGCGCCGTCGACGCGGCGCTGGGCGACCTCCTGCAGCACGCGATGGAACAGCTCAATCTATCGGCTCGTGCCTACGATCGGATTCTCAAGGTTGCGCGCACGATCGCCGACCTCGCCGGCGCCGAGCAGATCGAGGCGCCGCACCTCCTCGAAGCGATCCAATACCGCAGCCTCGACCGCGCAGTGTTTTACTAG
- the coaE gene encoding dephospho-CoA kinase (Dephospho-CoA kinase (CoaE) performs the final step in coenzyme A biosynthesis.), producing MILGITGGIGCGKSTAAAGFERHGFRRLDSDALVRERVLVSAEAKAALQQRYGAEVFAPDGGVDRARVAARVFADAAELRWWEEFVHPRVYQLWREAFAAAPAVAWAVEVPLLFEQQLENWFDFTICVASAPAQQLARLEQRGLPRALAEQRISKQLPLAHKIELADFVLWNDGAPEFLADQITRLVETLRIAR from the coding sequence ATGATTTTAGGTATCACGGGAGGGATCGGCTGCGGCAAGTCGACCGCCGCCGCGGGCTTTGAGCGGCACGGGTTCCGGCGATTGGATTCGGATGCGCTCGTGCGCGAGCGCGTGCTGGTTTCCGCGGAGGCGAAGGCCGCGCTGCAGCAGCGCTATGGCGCGGAGGTGTTCGCGCCTGATGGCGGGGTGGATCGGGCGCGGGTGGCGGCGCGCGTGTTTGCGGACGCCGCCGAACTGCGCTGGTGGGAGGAGTTCGTGCATCCGCGGGTGTACCAGCTGTGGCGCGAAGCGTTTGCCGCGGCGCCGGCGGTGGCGTGGGCCGTGGAGGTGCCGCTGCTTTTCGAACAGCAGCTGGAAAATTGGTTTGATTTCACGATATGCGTCGCCTCTGCTCCGGCTCAGCAACTCGCCCGACTGGAGCAGCGCGGTCTCCCTCGCGCGCTCGCCGAGCAACGAATTTCCAAGCAACTGCCACTGGCGCATAAAATCGAATTGGCCGATTTTGTCCTCTGGAACGACGGAGCGCCCGAGTTCCTCGCGGATCAGATCACCCGGCTGGTCGAAACCTTGCGGATCGCGCGTTGA